In the genome of Streptomyces sp. P3, the window ACTGCGACCGTTCCTCGACGGCTGGCGGCCGGACCGGCCGGAGAAGGAGCCTCCGCCTCAGCCAACGCCTCCCAAGCCGGAGCCGGACTCGTGGCGCGGCGTCATCGACGCACATCAGGATCAAGGGTGGCGATATGGACGCCAAGGTCGCGCTCAATGGTGGAGGCGATAACGCCGTGACCTCGGTCGCGTAGGGCCCTGACCGCCTTGTCGACGAGTTCTCCGAGCCGGATGACCTCGGCGCGCAGGGCGACCAACTCGTCGTAGCGGTCGGCCTTGTCTTCGCCGCACCAGGCCCGGACGGTTCGCAAGACAGCGGCCTCTGCGTCCAGCTTCCGGTCGTCCCGTCGGCTGTAGGAGTACCAGGAAGACTGGGCACGCTCCTGCTCGATGCCCTGCTGCTTGCGGTCCACCTCCGGAAGGATCTCGTCGGCGAGACGGTCGGCCACTTGGCGGGCGACGCGCTCGGTGACCGGCCACCCAGCCAGACACATGCCGTAGCGGTTCTCGTACACCATGGCGTCGCTGCGGAGTTCGGCTGCGTCCATGCCGATGAGCGGTGCCGTCTCGTCGAGGCGGTTCAGCTCCAGGACCCCGGCGTCGGCCACTGTTCGGCGCAGGCGAAGCCTGTTCTTCGGACGGACGAAGCCGAGGATCATGCGGGCGGCTTCGAAATCCGTGCTGCCCCGGACGTGGCGAGAGGACTCCGCCAGCGCCAGCTCCGCCGCGTCATCCGCACGGAACGTATCAACATCCGCCCACGGCGCTACCAGAGAGCCGGAACTGACCCACTCCTGCAGGCCAGCGGCATCGCCTTCGAGAAACCGCACGTGGATCCAACCAGACCTGCCGGAGCTGCCCACGCGTACGACCTCGACCTGGCGGACCTCGCTACCCAGGTCCTTCGGCCTCGCGCGGTACGCCCAGTGCTCGCCAATCTCCATGTAGCTATTGAGCCAGGTCAGTTGGCGCCACGACGCGGCCTTCGCCGTAATCACCTCGAAGAAGTGACTGCGGCGGGCTGAATGCATCACCATGTGGCATCGGAAGCCGCGAGAGACAGCGGATCAGGCCGACGTCGCGGAGCCCTCGGTAGTACCGTCGTGGGCTCATCAACCAGCGGCGGCAGTCCCTAGATGGTCAGGGCCTGAGAGAGGCTGCTCGCAGATCTCCCGAAACGCGGCTTCGCTGGTGGTGAGCACGGGCATCCAGATCTCTTCAGGCGTGGCTGGGGGCACCTCGAACTGAACGAGGAGGAGCCGGATGACACCTTCGATAGGTATGCGGCCAGTGGGGAAGTGCACATCCTGAAGGGGCTTGCGGTCTCCGAGAACGTCGTGATCGAGACGCCCGTGGATGTTGAGGTGAGCTCGGGGGTGCTCGTCTTTCTGTGCTCGTAGATAGTCGTAGCGAAAGATTTCCGACTGGTCGCCCTCGGTTTCCTGATACTGGAAGGAAGACCGTGGCACTGCGAAGCGATCGTTGCTTGTGATGCGGAGCGTCATCGTGACGCGGAGGAAGCGATCGTCGCGCAGCCGGATGGTGTTGAGCTCGGAGTCG includes:
- a CDS encoding PE-PGRS family protein produces the protein MEIGEHWAYRARPKDLGSEVRQVEVVRVGSSGRSGWIHVRFLEGDAAGLQEWVSSGSLVAPWADVDTFRADDAAELALAESSRHVRGSTDFEAARMILGFVRPKNRLRLRRTVADAGVLELNRLDETAPLIGMDAAELRSDAMVYENRYGMCLAGWPVTERVARQVADRLADEILPEVDRKQQGIEQERAQSSWYSYSRRDDRKLDAEAAVLRTVRAWCGEDKADRYDELVALRAEVIRLGELVDKAVRALRDRGHGVIASTIERDLGVHIATLDPDVRR